In Pseudomonadota bacterium, the DNA window TACCGAGCTGAGATTCTGGAAGACCAAAATGGCAAACAGTATGTAGCACCATTTCCCGAAGAGGTTACGAAAGCGGCTCAGTATGGTCCCGGGATTAAGGCGCACTCAGTTTATTTGTCACAAAATCAGCTGCTTCCTTATAAACGAGTACAGGAATACTTTTGTGAACAGCTGCAAATCCCTATCAGCGACGGCTCAATTTTCAATTTTAACCAGGAAGCATTTCTGCTGCTGGATGATTTTGAGAAAGCGGTTAAGTATAAGCTGATGACCGCCGGTTTAGCTCATGCCGATGAAACCGGAGTTAACATCGGCGGCAAACGCCACTGGCTGCATTGCATGAGCAACGATTTATGGACTTGCTACTTTCCTCATGAAAAGCGGGGAACCGAAACCATGGATGCCATGGGCATCCTGCCGGGATTCAGAAGAATATCATGCCATGACCACTGGAAGCCGTATTTTTCATATAACTGTTCACATGCCCCTTGCAATGCTCACCACCTCAGGGAGCTTGAGAGAGCATGGGAACAGGAGGATCAAAAGTGGGCCAAAGAGCTAAAAGAGTTTCTCGAGGCCGTCAATCAAGAGGTGATTGATGCCGGCGGCAAACTCAGCATCGAAAAAGTTCGAGAATTCCGAGAAACATACAACAAGCTGCTAAAACAGGCCGATCATGAATGTCCAAAACCACCACCCAGAGAAAAAGGCAAGCGAGGCAGAGTCAAAAAGACAAAATCCAGAAACTTATTGGAGCGACTCAGAGATTTTCAAGATGATGTCCTCCGGTTTATGGAAAATGACACTGTATCGTTCACCAACAATCAGGGTGAAAACGATATTCGCATGACCAAGGTGCAGCAAAAGATCTCCGGCTGCTTCCGGTCAATCGACGGCGCCAGAATGTTTTGCCGTATTCGTGGCTATCTGTCCACTTGCCGCAAGCAAGGTGTATCGACGAGCTATGCCTTGGAATGCCTGTTCAACAAGACATTGCCAGCATTTGCCAGAAAAGCACTGGCGTCTATGAATCACGGTGAATAGTTACAGCAATTTTTTAATT includes these proteins:
- a CDS encoding IS66 family transposase, with amino-acid sequence YRAEILEDQNGKQYVAPFPEEVTKAAQYGPGIKAHSVYLSQNQLLPYKRVQEYFCEQLQIPISDGSIFNFNQEAFLLLDDFEKAVKYKLMTAGLAHADETGVNIGGKRHWLHCMSNDLWTCYFPHEKRGTETMDAMGILPGFRRISCHDHWKPYFSYNCSHAPCNAHHLRELERAWEQEDQKWAKELKEFLEAVNQEVIDAGGKLSIEKVREFRETYNKLLKQADHECPKPPPREKGKRGRVKKTKSRNLLERLRDFQDDVLRFMENDTVSFTNNQGENDIRMTKVQQKISGCFRSIDGARMFCRIRGYLSTCRKQGVSTSYALECLFNKTLPAFARKALASMNHGE